Proteins encoded within one genomic window of Polaribacter sp. NJDZ03:
- the rpoB gene encoding DNA-directed RNA polymerase subunit beta: MATKNTTERINFATSQMIKEYPDFLDIQVKSFQDFFQLQTKAEERGEEGLYKTFMDNFPITDTRNQFVLEFLDYFVDPPRYSIQECIERGLTHSVPLKARLKLYCTDPEHEDFETIVQDVYLGTIPYMTNSGTFVINGAERVVVSQLHRSPGVFFGQSFHANGTKLYSARVIPFKGSWIEFATDINQVMYAYIDRKKKLPVTTLFRAIGFERDKDILEIFDLAEEVKVSKAGLKKVLGRKLAARVLKTWHEDFVDEDTGEVVSIERNEIIFDRDTILDKEHIDEIIEAGAKTVLLHKEDNDMADYAIIHNTLQKDPTNSEKEAVEHIYRQLRNAEPPDEETARGIIDKLFFSEQRYNLGEVGRFRMNTKLQLNEPIDQKVLTKLDIITIIKYLIELINSKAEVDDIDHLSNRRVRTVGEQLAGQFGVGLARMARTIRERMNVRDNEVFTPIDLINAKTLSSVINSFFGTNQLSQFMDQTNPLAEITHKRRLSALGPGGLSRERAGFEVRDVHYTHYGRLCPIETPEGPNIGLISSLSVFAKVNNLGFIETPYRKVVEGVVGNEEPIYLSAEEEEGMKFAQSNLELDKDGRFVAERMISREGGDFPVVSPEEINFMDVAPNQIASISASLIPFLEHDDANRALMGSNMMRQAVPLLRPESPIVGTGLERRVAKDSRILINAEGAGEVTYVDANKITIKYDRTEEEKLVSFESDEVSYNLIKFRKTNQGTNINLKPIVEKGDRVEEGQVLCEGYATQKGELALGRNMKVAFMPWKGYNFEDAIVISEKVVREDIFTSIHIDEYSLDVRDTKLGTEELTNDIPNVSEEATKDLDENGMIRIGAEVNPGDILIGKITPKGESDPTPEEKLLRAIFGDKAGDVKDASLKASPSLRGVVIDKKLFRRAVKDKNKRLRDKEAVAKLEASFVSKFEGLKDVLIDKLFLLISGKTSQGVYNDLGEEVLPKGKKYTLKMLNSVDDYIHLTGSWTTDKDLNSFVGELVHNYKIKVNDLQGSLRRQKFTISVGDELPAGILKLAKVYIAKKRKLKVGDKMAGRHGNKGIVARIVRAEDMPFLEDGTPVDIVLNPLGVPSRMNIGQIYETVLGWAGQKLGTKYATPIFDGASLDQINEITDTAGVPRFGHTYLYDGGTGKRFDQPATVGIIYMIKLGHMIEDKMHARSIGPYSLITQQPLGGKAQFGGQRFGEMEVWALEAYGASSILREILTVKSDDVMGRAKTYESIVKGEAMPEPGLPESFNVLMHELKGLGLDVRLEE; this comes from the coding sequence TTGGCAACGAAAAACACTACTGAAAGAATCAACTTCGCTACTTCTCAAATGATTAAGGAATATCCAGACTTTTTGGATATTCAGGTAAAATCTTTTCAAGATTTTTTCCAACTTCAAACTAAGGCAGAAGAAAGAGGTGAAGAAGGTTTGTATAAAACCTTCATGGATAACTTTCCAATTACAGATACAAGAAATCAATTCGTTTTAGAATTTTTAGATTACTTCGTAGACCCACCAAGATACTCTATACAAGAATGTATAGAAAGAGGTCTAACGCACAGTGTGCCCTTAAAAGCACGTCTAAAATTGTACTGTACAGATCCAGAACATGAAGATTTCGAAACTATTGTACAAGATGTATATCTTGGTACAATACCTTATATGACTAACTCTGGTACCTTTGTAATTAATGGTGCAGAGCGTGTTGTTGTTTCTCAATTACACAGGTCTCCTGGTGTATTCTTCGGACAATCTTTCCATGCAAATGGTACAAAATTATATTCAGCAAGGGTAATACCTTTTAAAGGTTCTTGGATAGAATTTGCTACCGATATCAATCAAGTAATGTATGCTTATATTGATAGAAAGAAAAAATTACCAGTAACAACATTATTCAGAGCAATCGGTTTTGAAAGAGATAAAGATATTTTAGAGATATTTGACCTTGCAGAAGAGGTAAAGGTTTCTAAAGCTGGATTAAAAAAAGTATTAGGTCGCAAATTAGCAGCTAGAGTTTTAAAAACTTGGCATGAAGATTTTGTGGATGAAGATACTGGTGAAGTTGTATCAATCGAAAGAAATGAAATAATTTTTGATCGTGATACAATTTTAGATAAAGAACATATTGATGAAATAATAGAGGCAGGTGCTAAAACCGTTTTACTTCATAAAGAAGATAACGATATGGCAGATTATGCTATTATTCATAATACTTTACAGAAAGATCCTACCAATTCTGAAAAAGAAGCAGTAGAGCATATCTATAGACAACTACGTAATGCAGAACCGCCAGATGAGGAGACTGCAAGAGGTATTATAGATAAGTTATTCTTTTCTGAACAAAGATATAATTTAGGTGAAGTTGGTCGTTTTAGAATGAACACTAAACTTCAGTTAAATGAACCTATTGATCAAAAAGTATTAACAAAATTAGATATTATAACTATTATTAAATATTTAATTGAGTTAATCAACTCTAAAGCAGAGGTAGATGATATTGATCACTTATCTAACAGACGTGTAAGAACTGTTGGTGAGCAATTAGCAGGTCAGTTTGGTGTTGGTTTAGCTCGTATGGCTAGAACAATTCGTGAGCGTATGAATGTACGTGATAACGAGGTGTTTACACCAATCGATTTAATTAATGCTAAAACATTATCATCTGTAATTAACTCATTCTTTGGTACCAACCAATTGTCTCAGTTTATGGATCAAACGAATCCATTAGCAGAGATTACTCACAAGCGTAGATTATCTGCACTAGGGCCAGGTGGTTTATCTAGAGAAAGAGCTGGTTTTGAGGTACGTGATGTTCACTATACTCATTATGGTCGTTTATGTCCAATTGAAACTCCTGAGGGACCGAATATTGGTTTAATTTCTTCACTTTCTGTTTTTGCAAAAGTGAATAATTTAGGATTTATCGAGACTCCATATAGAAAAGTTGTAGAAGGTGTTGTTGGAAATGAAGAGCCAATTTATTTAAGTGCAGAGGAAGAAGAGGGAATGAAATTTGCTCAATCTAACTTAGAATTAGATAAAGATGGAAGATTTGTTGCTGAAAGAATGATTTCACGTGAAGGTGGTGATTTCCCAGTTGTTAGTCCAGAAGAGATTAACTTCATGGATGTTGCACCTAATCAAATTGCTTCAATTTCTGCATCTTTAATTCCTTTCTTGGAACATGATGATGCGAATAGAGCATTGATGGGATCTAACATGATGCGTCAAGCAGTTCCATTATTAAGACCAGAATCTCCAATTGTAGGTACAGGTTTAGAGCGTAGAGTTGCAAAAGATTCTCGTATCTTAATCAATGCTGAAGGAGCTGGAGAAGTTACTTATGTAGATGCTAACAAAATTACAATTAAGTATGATAGAACAGAAGAGGAAAAACTTGTAAGTTTTGAATCTGATGAAGTTTCTTATAACTTAATTAAATTTAGAAAAACGAATCAAGGAACAAACATCAACCTAAAACCGATTGTAGAAAAAGGTGATAGAGTTGAAGAAGGACAAGTTCTTTGTGAAGGTTATGCAACACAAAAAGGAGAATTAGCTTTAGGTAGAAACATGAAAGTAGCCTTTATGCCTTGGAAAGGGTATAACTTTGAGGATGCGATTGTAATTTCTGAAAAAGTAGTTCGTGAAGATATATTTACATCTATTCATATTGATGAGTATTCTTTAGACGTAAGAGATACAAAATTAGGAACTGAAGAGTTAACTAATGATATCCCTAACGTTTCTGAAGAAGCTACCAAAGATTTAGATGAAAATGGAATGATTAGAATTGGAGCAGAAGTGAATCCTGGTGATATCTTAATTGGTAAGATTACACCAAAAGGAGAATCTGATCCTACTCCAGAAGAAAAATTATTACGTGCTATTTTTGGTGATAAAGCAGGTGATGTAAAAGATGCATCATTAAAAGCTTCTCCATCATTAAGAGGTGTAGTAATTGATAAAAAATTATTTAGAAGAGCTGTTAAAGATAAAAACAAGAGATTAAGAGATAAAGAAGCAGTAGCTAAGTTAGAAGCTTCTTTTGTATCTAAATTCGAAGGTTTAAAAGATGTTTTAATAGACAAGTTGTTTTTACTTATCAGTGGAAAGACTTCGCAAGGAGTTTACAATGATTTAGGTGAAGAAGTTTTACCAAAAGGTAAAAAATATACACTTAAAATGTTAAATTCTGTTGATGATTATATTCACTTAACAGGTTCTTGGACAACGGATAAAGACTTAAATAGTTTTGTAGGTGAATTAGTTCACAATTACAAAATTAAAGTAAACGATTTACAAGGTTCTTTACGTCGTCAAAAATTTACAATCTCTGTTGGAGATGAATTGCCAGCAGGTATTTTAAAACTTGCTAAAGTTTATATCGCTAAGAAACGTAAGTTAAAAGTGGGTGATAAAATGGCAGGACGTCACGGAAATAAAGGTATTGTTGCTCGTATTGTACGTGCAGAAGATATGCCTTTCTTAGAAGACGGAACTCCAGTTGATATCGTATTAAATCCATTAGGGGTACCTTCTCGTATGAATATTGGTCAGATTTATGAAACTGTTCTTGGTTGGGCAGGTCAAAAATTAGGAACTAAATATGCAACACCAATTTTTGATGGAGCATCTTTAGACCAGATTAATGAGATTACGGATACAGCAGGTGTACCAAGATTTGGACATACTTATTTATATGATGGTGGAACAGGAAAACGTTTCGATCAGCCGGCAACAGTTGGTATCATTTATATGATTAAGTTAGGTCACATGATTGAAGATAAAATGCATGCGCGTTCTATTGGACCATATTCATTAATTACACAACAACCTTTAGGTGGTAAAGCACAATTTGGGGGTCAGCGTTTTGGAGAGATGGAAGTTTGGGCACTTGAGGCTTATGGTGCATCAAGTATCTTAAGAGAAATCTTAACTGTGAAATCGGATGATGTTATGGGAAGAGCTAAAACATACGAAAGTATTGTGAAAGGTGAAGCTATGCCAGAACCAGGTTTACCAGAGTCGTTTAACGTATTAATGCATGAACTTAAAGGTTTAGGTTTAGACGTTAGATTAGAAGAATAA
- the secE gene encoding preprotein translocase subunit SecE, with protein MNFIQYIKDSFDELSNHMTWVTKEEAQKTTVTVAVFTIVFALAVAGIDYVFQTGLDNFFGMFKSN; from the coding sequence ATGAACTTTATACAATACATCAAAGATTCTTTTGACGAATTAAGCAATCACATGACGTGGGTAACTAAAGAAGAAGCTCAAAAAACTACAGTAACTGTTGCTGTTTTTACGATTGTATTTGCTTTAGCTGTAGCTGGTATAGATTATGTTTTTCAAACAGGATTAGATAACTTTTTTGGAATGTTTAAATCTAACTAA
- the nusG gene encoding transcription termination/antitermination protein NusG translates to MAADSVMKWYVVRAIGGQENKVKAYIETEISRVGLSDYVSQVIVPTEKVIQIRNGKKVNRERVYFPGYIMVEANLSGEVPHVIKGITGVIGFLGEVKGGEPVPMRKSEVNRMLGKVDELSIQDENIAIPFNIGETVKVVDGPFNGFDGTIEKVNEEKRKLEVMVKIFGRKTPLELSYMQVEKI, encoded by the coding sequence ATGGCAGCTGATTCAGTAATGAAGTGGTATGTTGTTAGAGCCATTGGAGGACAAGAAAATAAAGTAAAAGCTTACATAGAAACAGAAATTTCTAGAGTAGGATTATCAGATTATGTTAGTCAGGTAATTGTACCAACTGAAAAAGTTATTCAGATTAGAAATGGGAAAAAAGTAAACAGAGAAAGAGTATATTTTCCTGGTTATATTATGGTTGAAGCTAATCTATCTGGAGAAGTTCCTCACGTAATTAAAGGTATAACAGGTGTTATTGGTTTTTTAGGAGAAGTTAAAGGTGGTGAACCTGTTCCTATGCGTAAATCTGAAGTTAACAGAATGTTAGGTAAAGTTGACGAACTATCAATACAAGATGAAAATATTGCAATTCCTTTTAATATCGGTGAAACTGTAAAAGTTGTAGATGGTCCTTTTAATGGATTTGATGGAACTATTGAGAAAGTGAATGAAGAAAAGCGTAAGCTTGAAGTAATGGTGAAAATATTCGGAAGAAAAACACCATTGGAATTAAGTTATATGCAAGTAGAAAAAATATAA
- the rpoC gene encoding DNA-directed RNA polymerase subunit beta', protein MARKQEKYTVKKFNKISIGLSSPEAILEISKGEVLKPETINYRTHKPERDGLFCERIFGPVKDYECACGKYKRIRYKGIVCDRCGVEVTEKKVRRERVGHINLVVPVAHIWYFRSLPNKMGYLLGLPSKKLDMIIYYERYVVIQPGIAKNVEGEPLQKMDFLTEEEYLDIADELPQDNQYLDDTDPNKFIAKMGAECLIDLLARIDLDGLSFELRHKANTETSKQRKTEALKRLNVVEAFRDSQKNRENHPEWMIMKAVPVIPPELRPLVPLDGGRFATSDLNDLYRRVIIRNNRLKRLVEIKAPEVILRNEKRMLQESVDSLFDNTRKSSAVKTESNRPLKSLSDSLKGKQGRFRQNLLGKRVDYSARSVIVVGPEMKLSECGLPKDMAAELYKPFVIRKLIERGIVKTVKSAKKIIDRKEPVVWDILENVIKGHPVLLNRAPTLHRLGIQAFQPKLIEGKAIQLHPLACSAFNADFDGDQMAVHLPLGPEAILEAQLLMLASHNILNPANGAPVTVPSQDMVLGLYYMTKERISTPEVKIKGEGLTFYSPEEVTIAFNEEMVDLNAGIKVRTYDVDENGEQVRKIIQTTVGRVLFNEVVPAKAGYINEVLTKKNLRGIIGGILKATDIPTTGEFLDNIKNMGYKFAFQGGLSFSLGDIIIPKEKQSMIDEANKEVDIIVGNYNMGMLTQKERYNQVIDIWGRTNNDLTELSMKRLREDQQGFNSVYMMLDSGARGSKEQIRQLTGMRGLMAKPKKSTAGGGEIIENPILSNFKEGLSILEYFISTHGARKGLADTALKTADAGYLTRRLVDVSQDVIVNEEDCGTLRGLEVAPLKKNDEIVESLSERIEGRVSLNDVYHPLTEEVLLKANQPISYQLAVAVEKSGIDAVEVRSALTCESTKGICAKCYGQSLSTLNKVQIGEAVGVIAAQSIGEPGTQLTLRTFHVGGVAGNISEENKLIAKFDGKVVIDDLRTVTGKDNEGKEIDIVISRTAEIKIIDKKTGITQSTNILPYGSIIFDKDIKSIKKGDAIVQWDPFNGVIVSEFGGKVKFDNLQQGINYSVEVDEQTGFQEIVMIDSKNKKIIPSLIIEDNDGNALRSYSLPLGAHLMVTDGDKVESGHTLVKIPRKSGKAGDITGGLPRVTELFEARNPSNPSVVSEIDGVVSFGKIKRGNREIIVESKTGDISKYLVKLSNQILVQENDFIKAGMPLSDGATTPSDILRIQGPSAVQMYLVNEIQEVYRLQGVKINDKHFEVVVRQMMRKVKIIDSGDTLLLENQLVHKIDFIKDNDDIFGMKVVEDAGDSENLNAGQIITARQLRDENSLLRRNDQNLVTAREAKPATAEQVLQGITRASLQTKSFISAASFQETTKVLNEAAVSGKIDTLEGLKENVIVGKRIPAGTGMRAYENILVGPKDEIEKSF, encoded by the coding sequence ATGGCAAGAAAACAAGAGAAATACACTGTAAAAAAGTTTAACAAAATCTCAATTGGTTTATCCTCACCAGAAGCTATTTTAGAAATTTCTAAAGGTGAAGTTTTAAAACCAGAAACTATAAATTACCGTACACACAAGCCAGAAAGAGATGGTTTATTTTGTGAGCGTATTTTTGGTCCTGTAAAGGATTATGAATGTGCTTGTGGAAAGTACAAAAGAATTCGCTACAAAGGTATCGTTTGTGATAGATGTGGTGTAGAAGTAACTGAAAAGAAAGTACGTAGAGAAAGAGTAGGGCATATCAACTTAGTTGTGCCTGTTGCTCATATTTGGTATTTTAGATCATTACCTAACAAAATGGGGTACCTTTTAGGTTTGCCATCTAAGAAGTTAGATATGATTATTTACTACGAGAGATACGTAGTAATTCAACCAGGTATTGCAAAGAATGTGGAAGGAGAGCCATTACAAAAAATGGATTTCTTAACGGAAGAGGAATATTTAGATATTGCTGATGAGTTACCACAAGATAACCAATATTTAGATGATACTGACCCTAACAAGTTTATCGCTAAAATGGGTGCTGAATGTTTAATTGATTTATTAGCGCGCATCGATTTAGATGGGTTGTCTTTTGAATTAAGACATAAAGCAAATACAGAAACGTCTAAACAACGTAAAACGGAAGCTTTAAAACGTTTAAATGTTGTTGAAGCATTTAGAGACTCTCAGAAAAATAGAGAGAATCATCCAGAATGGATGATTATGAAAGCTGTACCAGTTATTCCACCAGAATTAAGACCTTTAGTTCCTTTAGATGGTGGACGTTTTGCAACTTCAGATTTAAATGATCTTTATAGAAGAGTTATTATTAGAAACAATCGTTTAAAAAGATTGGTTGAAATAAAAGCTCCAGAAGTTATTTTACGTAATGAGAAACGTATGTTACAAGAATCAGTAGATTCTTTATTTGACAATACACGTAAATCATCTGCAGTAAAAACTGAATCTAACAGACCTTTAAAATCTTTATCAGATTCATTAAAAGGTAAACAAGGACGTTTCCGTCAGAATTTATTAGGAAAGCGTGTTGATTATTCTGCACGTTCTGTAATTGTTGTTGGACCAGAAATGAAATTATCTGAATGTGGATTGCCAAAAGATATGGCAGCTGAACTTTACAAGCCTTTTGTAATTAGAAAACTAATTGAAAGAGGAATTGTAAAAACAGTTAAATCTGCAAAGAAAATAATAGATAGAAAAGAACCAGTTGTTTGGGATATTTTAGAAAATGTAATTAAAGGACATCCAGTTTTATTAAACAGGGCTCCTACATTACACAGACTAGGTATACAAGCTTTTCAACCAAAATTAATTGAAGGAAAAGCAATTCAATTACACCCATTAGCATGTTCTGCATTTAATGCGGATTTTGATGGGGATCAAATGGCAGTTCACTTACCATTAGGACCAGAAGCTATTTTAGAAGCGCAATTATTAATGTTAGCTTCTCATAATATTTTAAATCCTGCAAATGGTGCACCAGTAACAGTTCCTTCTCAGGATATGGTACTTGGTTTATACTATATGACTAAAGAGAGAATCTCTACTCCAGAAGTTAAAATTAAAGGAGAAGGATTAACTTTTTATTCACCAGAAGAAGTAACGATTGCTTTTAACGAAGAAATGGTTGACTTAAATGCTGGAATTAAAGTAAGAACTTACGACGTTGATGAGAACGGAGAACAAGTTAGAAAAATAATTCAAACTACTGTTGGTAGAGTTTTATTTAACGAAGTTGTTCCTGCGAAAGCTGGTTACATTAACGAGGTATTAACTAAGAAAAACTTACGTGGAATTATTGGTGGTATTTTAAAAGCTACAGATATTCCTACAACAGGAGAATTCTTAGATAATATTAAAAATATGGGATATAAATTTGCCTTCCAAGGTGGTTTATCTTTCTCATTAGGGGATATTATTATTCCTAAAGAAAAACAATCTATGATTGATGAAGCCAACAAAGAGGTAGATATCATTGTAGGGAATTATAACATGGGTATGTTAACGCAAAAAGAGCGTTATAATCAGGTAATTGATATTTGGGGTAGAACCAATAACGATTTAACTGAATTATCTATGAAACGTTTACGTGAAGATCAACAAGGTTTCAACTCGGTATACATGATGCTTGATTCTGGTGCAAGGGGTTCTAAGGAGCAGATTCGTCAGTTAACAGGTATGCGTGGATTAATGGCAAAACCTAAGAAATCTACTGCAGGTGGTGGAGAAATTATTGAGAACCCGATTCTTTCTAACTTTAAGGAAGGTTTATCAATTCTTGAATACTTTATTTCTACTCACGGTGCTCGTAAGGGACTTGCGGATACGGCTTTAAAAACGGCAGATGCTGGTTACTTAACTCGTAGATTAGTAGATGTTTCGCAAGATGTTATCGTTAATGAAGAAGATTGTGGTACATTAAGAGGGTTAGAAGTAGCTCCTTTAAAGAAAAATGATGAGATTGTAGAATCTTTATCAGAAAGAATTGAAGGTAGAGTTTCATTAAATGATGTATATCACCCGTTAACAGAAGAGGTTCTTTTAAAAGCAAATCAACCAATTTCTTATCAATTAGCAGTAGCTGTTGAAAAGTCTGGAATTGATGCTGTAGAAGTAAGATCTGCTTTAACTTGTGAATCTACAAAAGGTATTTGTGCTAAATGTTACGGACAGAGTTTATCTACTCTTAACAAGGTACAAATTGGTGAGGCAGTTGGTGTAATTGCAGCACAATCTATTGGAGAACCTGGTACACAGTTAACATTACGTACATTCCACGTTGGTGGGGTTGCAGGTAATATTTCTGAAGAGAATAAATTAATTGCTAAGTTTGACGGTAAAGTTGTTATAGATGATTTACGTACAGTAACTGGTAAAGACAATGAAGGTAAAGAAATTGACATTGTAATTTCTAGAACAGCAGAGATTAAAATTATAGATAAGAAAACAGGAATTACTCAAAGTACAAATATCCTTCCTTATGGTTCTATTATTTTTGATAAAGATATAAAATCAATTAAAAAAGGAGATGCTATTGTACAATGGGATCCATTTAATGGTGTTATTGTTTCTGAGTTTGGAGGAAAAGTGAAGTTTGATAATCTACAACAAGGTATTAACTACTCTGTAGAAGTAGATGAGCAAACAGGTTTCCAAGAGATTGTAATGATCGATTCTAAAAACAAAAAAATCATTCCATCTTTAATTATTGAAGATAATGATGGTAATGCTTTACGTTCTTATAGTTTGCCTTTAGGTGCACACTTAATGGTAACTGATGGAGATAAAGTAGAAAGTGGTCATACTTTAGTTAAAATACCAAGAAAATCTGGTAAAGCTGGGGATATTACAGGAGGTTTGCCACGTGTAACAGAATTATTCGAAGCACGTAATCCTTCTAATCCATCTGTTGTTTCTGAGATTGATGGTGTTGTTTCTTTCGGTAAAATTAAACGTGGAAATAGAGAAATCATCGTTGAGTCTAAAACTGGAGATATTAGCAAGTATTTAGTAAAACTTTCTAATCAGATTTTAGTTCAAGAAAATGACTTTATTAAAGCTGGTATGCCATTATCAGACGGAGCAACCACTCCTTCAGATATTTTAAGAATTCAGGGACCATCTGCAGTACAAATGTACTTGGTAAATGAAATTCAAGAAGTATATCGTTTACAAGGTGTAAAAATTAATGATAAGCATTTTGAGGTTGTTGTTCGTCAAATGATGCGTAAAGTTAAAATTATAGATTCTGGTGATACTTTATTATTAGAGAATCAATTAGTTCATAAAATTGACTTTATCAAAGACAACGATGATATTTTTGGAATGAAGGTTGTTGAAGATGCTGGAGATTCAGAAAACTTAAATGCAGGTCAAATTATTACTGCGCGTCAATTAAGAGATGAAAATTCTTTATTAAGAAGAAATGATCAAAACTTAGTAACTGCAAGAGAGGCTAAACCGGCAACGGCAGAGCAAGTTTTACAAGGTATTACAAGAGCATCACTTCAAACAAAATCGTTTATTTCTGCAGCTTCTTTCCAGGAAACTACAAAAGTATTAAACGAGGCTGCTGTTAGTGGTAAAATAGATACATTAGAAGGCTTAAAAGAAAATGTAATTGTTGGTAAGAGAATTCCAGCAGGAACAGGTATGAGAGCTTATGAAAACATTCTAGTTGGTCCTAAAGACGAAATAGAAAAAAGTTTCTAA
- the rplL gene encoding 50S ribosomal protein L7/L12 — protein sequence MAELKDFAEQLVNLTVKEVNELATILKDEYGIEPAAAAVAVAGPAAGGEEAADEQTEFDVILTAAGSSKLAVVKLVKELTGLGLKEAKGIVDSAPAAVKEGISKDEAEGLKKSLEEAGAEVELK from the coding sequence ATGGCAGAATTAAAAGATTTCGCAGAGCAATTAGTTAACTTAACAGTAAAAGAAGTTAATGAATTAGCTACTATTTTAAAAGATGAATATGGTATTGAGCCAGCAGCAGCAGCAGTAGCAGTAGCAGGTCCAGCAGCAGGAGGAGAAGAAGCAGCAGATGAGCAAACTGAATTTGATGTTATCTTAACAGCAGCAGGTTCTTCTAAATTAGCAGTTGTAAAATTAGTTAAAGAATTAACTGGTTTAGGATTAAAAGAAGCTAAAGGTATCGTAGATAGCGCACCAGCAGCAGTAAAAGAAGGTATCTCTAAAGATGAGGCTGAAGGTCTTAAAAAATCTTTAGAAGAAGCTGGAGCTGAGGTAGAGCTTAAGTAA
- the rplK gene encoding 50S ribosomal protein L11 produces MAKEVSKVVKLQVKGGAANPSPPVGPALGAAGVNIMEFCKQFNARTQDKQGKVLPVVITVFKDKSFDFLVKTPPAAVQLLEAAKIKKGSGEPNRKKVASVTWDQIKVIAEDKMVDLNAFEISSAMRMIAGTARSMGLTVKGNAPA; encoded by the coding sequence ATGGCAAAAGAAGTTAGTAAAGTAGTTAAGTTACAAGTAAAGGGAGGCGCAGCGAATCCATCGCCGCCGGTTGGACCTGCTTTAGGAGCTGCTGGTGTTAACATTATGGAGTTCTGTAAACAGTTTAATGCAAGAACGCAAGACAAACAAGGTAAAGTTTTACCTGTTGTTATTACTGTTTTCAAAGATAAATCATTCGATTTTCTTGTAAAGACTCCTCCTGCAGCAGTTCAGTTACTAGAAGCAGCCAAAATTAAAAAAGGTTCAGGAGAACCAAACAGGAAAAAAGTAGCATCAGTTACTTGGGATCAAATTAAAGTTATTGCAGAAGACAAAATGGTAGATTTAAATGCCTTTGAAATTTCTTCAGCAATGCGTATGATTGCAGGTACAGCTCGTTCTATGGGATTAACAGTAAAAGGTAATGCACCAGCATAA
- the rplJ gene encoding 50S ribosomal protein L10, whose amino-acid sequence MTREEKSQVIQDLTAVLADTNTLYLADISGLNAQTTSNLRRACFKAGIQLSVVKNTLLAKAMEASDKEFGDLPTVLKGNTSMMISEAANAPAKLIKEFRKKTKNKPVLKGAFAEESVYIGDDQLDALVDIKSREELIGEIIGLLQSPAKNVISALQSGGQTISGILKTLSEK is encoded by the coding sequence ATGACTAGAGAAGAGAAATCACAAGTAATACAAGATTTAACAGCAGTATTAGCAGATACAAATACGTTATATTTAGCAGATATTTCTGGGTTAAATGCACAAACTACCTCTAATTTACGTAGAGCTTGTTTTAAAGCAGGTATTCAGTTATCAGTTGTTAAAAATACATTACTTGCAAAAGCAATGGAAGCTTCAGATAAAGAATTTGGAGACTTACCAACAGTATTAAAAGGTAATACATCAATGATGATTTCTGAAGCAGCAAATGCTCCAGCAAAATTAATCAAAGAATTCAGAAAGAAAACTAAGAATAAGCCTGTTTTAAAAGGTGCATTTGCAGAAGAATCTGTTTACATTGGTGATGATCAATTAGATGCTTTAGTAGATATTAAATCTAGAGAAGAGCTTATTGGTGAAATCATTGGATTATTACAGTCTCCAGCTAAAAATGTTATTTCAGCATTACAGTCTGGTGGACAAACAATTTCAGGTATCCTTAAGACTTTATCTGAAAAATAA
- the rplA gene encoding 50S ribosomal protein L1: MAKLTKKQKEAHAKLDSSKSYDLAAASALVKDITNVKFDASVDLAIRLGVDPRKANQMVRGVVTLPHGTGKDVKVLALVTPDKEAEATAAGADYVGLDEYLQKIKGGWTDVDVIITMPSVMGKLGPLGRILGPRGLMPNPKTGTVTMDVAKAVTDVKAGKIDFKVDKTGIVHAAIGKVSFDAQKIEENANELIQTILKLKPTTAKGTYVKSVFMSSTMSPSIAVEVKTV; encoded by the coding sequence ATGGCAAAATTAACAAAAAAGCAAAAAGAAGCTCACGCAAAGTTAGATAGCTCTAAATCTTATGATTTAGCAGCGGCTTCAGCGCTAGTCAAAGACATTACTAATGTAAAGTTTGATGCATCAGTAGATTTAGCAATACGTTTAGGAGTAGATCCTCGTAAAGCTAATCAAATGGTTCGTGGTGTAGTAACATTACCTCATGGAACAGGAAAAGATGTAAAAGTTTTAGCATTAGTAACTCCAGATAAAGAAGCAGAAGCTACAGCAGCAGGTGCAGATTATGTTGGGTTAGATGAATACCTTCAGAAAATTAAAGGAGGATGGACAGATGTAGACGTAATTATTACCATGCCAAGTGTAATGGGGAAATTAGGTCCTTTAGGAAGAATTTTAGGTCCTAGAGGTTTAATGCCAAACCCAAAAACTGGTACGGTAACTATGGATGTTGCAAAAGCTGTTACAGATGTAAAAGCTGGTAAAATTGACTTTAAAGTTGATAAAACTGGTATCGTTCATGCTGCAATTGGAAAAGTATCTTTTGATGCTCAAAAAATTGAGGAAAATGCAAACGAGTTAATACAAACAATTCTTAAACTTAAACCAACAACAGCAAAAGGAACGTATGTAAAAAGCGTTTTTATGTCTAGTACGATGAGTCCTAGTATAGCTGTTGAGGTGAAAACTGTTTAA